One window from the genome of Amycolatopsis sp. NBC_01480 encodes:
- a CDS encoding alpha/beta hydrolase, whose amino-acid sequence MTPTFVLVHGSNGNGQYYAPLQRELALLGHRSLAVDLPGHGNGGGFSAAFQAQDQAAFAEEPSPLAGVTHADGVAHVIDVVRRAREHGPVVLAGHSRGGFMLTSVANAVPELLERIVYVSAWCCVDSTAGEYLASPENASSALMDVAGLVAGDPAKVGALRMNWRTTDPALLATLKRALLADGTDSEFYAFLATLEPDECLDAGSDRAEADTWGRVPHSYVRLTGDQSIPVALQDRFVAEADALTPANPFDVHSLDSGHLRALLRPSELAGILAESVTRRSTSPAG is encoded by the coding sequence ATGACTCCGACCTTCGTGCTCGTCCACGGCTCCAACGGCAACGGCCAGTACTACGCCCCGCTACAGCGGGAGCTGGCGCTGCTCGGCCACCGTTCGCTGGCCGTCGACCTGCCCGGGCACGGGAACGGCGGCGGGTTCTCGGCGGCGTTCCAAGCCCAGGACCAGGCGGCCTTCGCCGAAGAGCCGTCGCCGCTGGCCGGCGTCACGCACGCCGACGGGGTCGCGCACGTGATCGACGTCGTCCGGCGGGCCCGCGAGCACGGGCCGGTGGTGCTGGCCGGGCACAGCCGCGGCGGGTTCATGCTGACGAGCGTCGCCAACGCGGTGCCGGAACTGCTCGAACGCATCGTCTACGTGTCGGCCTGGTGCTGCGTGGACAGCACGGCGGGCGAGTACCTGGCCAGCCCGGAGAACGCGTCGAGCGCGCTGATGGACGTCGCGGGCCTCGTGGCCGGGGACCCGGCGAAGGTCGGCGCGTTGCGGATGAACTGGCGGACCACCGACCCGGCGCTGCTGGCCACGCTGAAGCGCGCGTTGCTCGCCGACGGCACGGACAGCGAGTTCTACGCCTTCCTCGCCACCCTCGAACCGGACGAGTGCCTCGACGCGGGCAGCGACCGCGCCGAAGCGGACACCTGGGGCCGCGTGCCGCACAGCTACGTGCGGCTGACCGGCGACCAGAGCATCCCGGTCGCGCTGCAGGACCGGTTCGTCGCGGAGGCCGACGCGCTCACCCCCGCCAACCCGTTCGACGTGCACTCCCTCGACAGCGGCCACCTGCGCGCGCTGCTGCGGCCGTCCGAGCTGGCGGGGATCCTGGCCGAGAGCGTCACACGCCGGTCGACGAGCCCGGCCGGATGA
- a CDS encoding proline iminopeptidase-family hydrolase gives MAVAPTAKGWVPFGEYRTWYRVTGVAGGELPTVVVVHGGPGSTHDYLRNLGELAGHGWPVVHYDQLGSGGSTHLPDRGADFWTPGLFADELDNLLHRLGIEDNYVLYGQSWGGLVVARHAAQRPDGLRGLVIANSPASYPLWRQEMDVLRAQLPPGVDALLRAHEAAGTTSSQEYFDLMRVFYDRHVCRELPWPSDYLASFMEMAEDNTVYATMNGPSEFTVSGTLKDYSVIEYLDDIEAPTLLISGRHDEATPVTVQPYFDRIHDVRWEIFEHSSHVPHLEEPERFQEVLLSFLQEVHPCEPAFRAAEREVASHG, from the coding sequence ATGGCCGTGGCACCCACCGCGAAGGGCTGGGTTCCCTTCGGCGAGTACCGCACCTGGTATCGGGTCACCGGCGTCGCCGGCGGCGAGCTGCCCACCGTGGTCGTGGTCCACGGCGGGCCCGGGAGCACCCACGACTACCTGCGCAACCTCGGCGAGCTGGCCGGGCACGGGTGGCCGGTGGTGCACTACGACCAGCTGGGCAGCGGCGGTTCGACGCACCTGCCGGACCGGGGCGCGGACTTCTGGACCCCGGGGCTGTTCGCCGACGAGCTGGACAACCTGCTGCACCGGCTGGGCATCGAGGACAACTACGTCCTGTATGGACAGTCGTGGGGCGGGCTGGTCGTCGCCCGGCACGCCGCGCAGCGCCCGGACGGCCTGCGGGGGCTGGTGATCGCCAACTCGCCCGCCTCGTACCCGTTGTGGCGCCAGGAAATGGACGTGCTCCGCGCGCAGCTTCCGCCCGGTGTGGACGCCCTGCTGCGGGCGCACGAGGCGGCCGGCACCACCAGCTCGCAGGAGTACTTCGACCTGATGCGGGTGTTCTACGACCGCCACGTGTGCCGGGAGCTGCCGTGGCCGAGTGACTACCTCGCCTCGTTCATGGAGATGGCGGAGGACAACACCGTCTACGCCACGATGAACGGGCCGAGCGAGTTCACCGTCTCGGGCACGCTGAAGGACTATTCCGTGATCGAGTACCTCGACGACATCGAGGCACCGACCCTGCTCATTTCCGGCCGGCACGACGAGGCCACCCCGGTGACCGTCCAGCCGTACTTCGACCGGATCCACGACGTGCGCTGGGAGATTTTCGAGCACTCCAGTCACGTCCCGCACCTCGAGGAGCCCGAGCGGTTCCAGGAGGTACTGCTGAGTTTCCTGCAAGAGGTCCACCCCTGCGAGCCCGCGTTCCGGGCCGCCGAGCGAGAGGTCGCCAGCCATGGATGA
- a CDS encoding response regulator transcription factor, with protein sequence MRVVIAEDSVLLRAGVQSLLADVGIETAAAVDNGDDMLVAIREHHPDLVIADVRMPPTFTDEGLRAALAARKEIPGLPVLVVSQYVEGSYAVDLIAEGTSGVGYLLKERVADVADFLESVRRVAGGGSAIDPDVVAQMLSRSKDPLDALTARETEVLGLMAQGLSNAAIAKSLVVTQGAVENHISNIFAKLGLEASRDENRRIRAVLTYLDSTAVRA encoded by the coding sequence ATGCGCGTCGTGATCGCCGAAGACTCCGTGCTGCTGCGCGCGGGCGTGCAGAGCCTGCTCGCCGACGTCGGCATCGAGACCGCCGCCGCCGTGGACAACGGCGACGACATGCTGGTCGCCATCCGCGAGCACCACCCGGACCTGGTGATCGCCGACGTCCGCATGCCGCCGACCTTCACCGACGAGGGCCTGCGCGCGGCCTTGGCGGCCCGTAAGGAGATCCCGGGCCTGCCGGTGCTGGTGGTCTCGCAGTACGTCGAGGGCAGCTACGCGGTCGACCTGATCGCCGAGGGCACCTCCGGCGTGGGCTATCTGCTGAAGGAGCGCGTCGCCGACGTGGCCGACTTCCTGGAGTCCGTCCGCCGCGTGGCCGGCGGCGGCTCCGCGATCGACCCGGACGTGGTCGCCCAGATGCTGTCGCGCAGCAAGGACCCGCTCGACGCGCTCACCGCCCGCGAGACCGAGGTGCTCGGCCTGATGGCCCAGGGCCTGTCCAACGCCGCGATCGCCAAATCGCTGGTGGTGACCCAGGGCGCGGTGGAGAACCACATCAGCAACATCTTCGCCAAACTCGGCCTGGAAGCGAGCCGCGACGAGAACCGCCGGATCCGGGCCGTGCTCACCTATTTGGACAGCACTGCCGTGCGTGCGTGA
- a CDS encoding DUF2269 family protein, with protein MSKVFLSIHVLAAILAVGPVAVAASMFPAALKRGDTGTLRLLHRICRVYAWVGIAVPLFGFAVAGTMHVTGDTWVLVSIGLTAVAAAVLVLLVLPGQRTALAEPEAEAAGGVATAVDTRLAARLGMVTGVFNLLWAVVTVLMIIRPGSSTGV; from the coding sequence GTGAGCAAAGTCTTCCTGTCGATCCACGTGCTGGCGGCGATCCTCGCCGTCGGGCCCGTGGCCGTGGCCGCCAGCATGTTCCCCGCCGCCCTCAAGCGCGGCGACACCGGCACGCTGCGGCTGCTTCACCGAATCTGCCGGGTTTACGCGTGGGTGGGGATCGCGGTGCCCCTGTTCGGGTTCGCGGTCGCGGGCACCATGCACGTCACCGGCGACACCTGGGTGCTGGTGTCCATCGGGCTGACGGCCGTCGCGGCGGCCGTGCTGGTGCTGCTGGTCCTGCCGGGGCAGCGCACGGCGCTGGCCGAGCCCGAAGCCGAGGCCGCCGGCGGGGTCGCGACCGCCGTCGACACCCGCCTCGCGGCCCGGCTGGGCATGGTCACCGGGGTGTTCAACCTGCTGTGGGCCGTGGTGACCGTGCTGATGATCATCCGGCCGGGCTCGTCGACCGGCGTGTGA
- a CDS encoding TetR/AcrR family transcriptional regulator yields MRADAVRNRERIVTSAVRLFAERGPDVQMCEIAAAAGLGVGTLYRHFPDRQALALEIGVSALREMTEFAGAAREREDSAWDELQAIVRHCATLPLALAKSLSELVPEEAGLAELERSVDDLLADLVERAQKEGALRTDVPPREVVRLLSVVVCRPGARADDYLTVVMLDGLRAD; encoded by the coding sequence ATGCGGGCGGACGCGGTGCGCAACCGCGAACGGATCGTCACGAGCGCCGTGCGGCTGTTCGCCGAGCGCGGTCCCGACGTGCAGATGTGCGAGATCGCCGCGGCGGCGGGCCTGGGCGTCGGCACGCTTTACCGGCACTTCCCGGACCGTCAGGCGCTCGCGCTGGAGATCGGCGTGAGTGCGCTGCGCGAGATGACGGAGTTCGCCGGAGCCGCGCGTGAACGCGAGGACTCGGCGTGGGACGAACTGCAGGCGATCGTCCGGCATTGTGCGACTTTGCCGCTGGCGCTGGCGAAGTCGCTTTCGGAGCTGGTGCCGGAGGAGGCCGGGCTGGCCGAGCTGGAACGCTCCGTCGACGACCTGCTGGCCGACCTCGTCGAGCGGGCCCAGAAGGAAGGCGCGCTGCGGACGGACGTCCCACCGCGCGAGGTGGTGCGACTGCTGAGCGTGGTGGTCTGCCGCCCGGGCGCGCGCGCCGACGATTACCTGACCGTCGTGATGCTCGACGGACTCCGTGCGGATTGA
- a CDS encoding GNAT family N-acetyltransferase, which yields MSTSPLDNPAWAALSGPHAHFAEQKGQVLRYPVDVSPFLAVPDDPDEHLWQDIADLAGPGATVVIVGGAGAPPEGWTRLNDTQGVQLDGSGLVTGDDSGAVRLGEDDVPEMLDLVAKTQPGPFLPRTVLLGTYLGIRHEGALIAMAGERLHPPGWTEISAVCTDPAFRGRGLAARLVRAVGAGIRARGETPFLHAAASNVHAIRLYESLGFRLRRELIFSAVRVPGSAES from the coding sequence ATGAGCACGTCGCCGCTGGACAACCCGGCGTGGGCGGCCCTCTCGGGGCCACACGCGCACTTCGCCGAGCAGAAGGGCCAGGTGCTGCGGTACCCCGTGGACGTCAGCCCGTTCCTCGCCGTCCCCGACGATCCGGACGAGCACCTCTGGCAGGACATCGCCGACCTGGCCGGGCCCGGCGCGACGGTGGTGATCGTCGGTGGCGCGGGCGCGCCGCCGGAGGGGTGGACGCGGCTGAACGACACCCAGGGCGTCCAGCTGGACGGCTCGGGGCTGGTGACCGGCGACGATTCCGGCGCGGTACGGCTGGGCGAAGACGACGTGCCGGAGATGCTCGACCTCGTCGCCAAGACGCAGCCCGGGCCGTTCCTGCCGCGGACCGTGCTGCTGGGCACCTATCTGGGCATCCGGCACGAGGGCGCCCTGATCGCCATGGCGGGGGAGCGGCTGCATCCGCCCGGCTGGACCGAGATCAGCGCGGTCTGCACCGACCCGGCGTTCCGCGGCCGCGGGCTGGCGGCCCGGCTCGTGCGCGCGGTCGGCGCCGGGATCCGGGCTCGGGGCGAGACACCGTTCCTGCACGCGGCGGCGTCCAACGTCCACGCCATCCGGCTGTACGAATCGCTCGGGTTCCGGCTCCGGCGGGAGCTGATCTTCTCCGCCGTCCGGGTGCCGGGATCCGCCGAGTCCTGA
- a CDS encoding thioesterase II family protein, producing the protein MAGSSEDAEENWFRRFHPSPEARTRLVCLPHAGGSATFYFPVSKSLAPDVEVFGVQYPGRQDRRHEPFLTSIGAIADRVAELLRGKDGRPLALFGHSMGAMVAYEVARRLEEAGTPAEALFVSGRRAPSRQRDESVHTRTDDGVLAELRRLSGTEMDLLGDEDVVRMILPVVRNDYRAVETYRDTASTPLSTPVVAFTGTDDPVASVDEVASWAAHTTADFELVPLAGGHFFLTRHQDVILRYLTDRLVDKGRAHV; encoded by the coding sequence ATGGCCGGAAGTTCCGAGGACGCCGAGGAGAACTGGTTCCGCCGGTTCCACCCCTCGCCCGAAGCCAGGACCAGGCTGGTGTGCCTGCCGCACGCCGGTGGCTCGGCCACGTTCTACTTCCCCGTTTCGAAGTCGCTCGCGCCGGACGTCGAGGTGTTCGGCGTGCAGTACCCGGGGCGGCAGGACCGGCGGCACGAGCCGTTCCTGACCAGCATCGGCGCGATCGCCGACCGGGTCGCCGAGTTGTTGCGCGGCAAGGACGGCCGGCCGCTGGCGCTGTTCGGGCACAGCATGGGCGCGATGGTCGCCTACGAGGTGGCGCGCCGGCTGGAAGAGGCGGGCACTCCCGCGGAGGCGCTGTTCGTCTCCGGGCGGCGCGCGCCCTCGCGGCAGCGCGACGAAAGTGTGCACACCCGGACCGACGACGGCGTCCTCGCCGAACTGCGCCGGCTGAGCGGCACCGAGATGGACCTGCTGGGCGACGAGGACGTGGTCCGGATGATCCTGCCGGTGGTGCGCAACGACTATCGCGCGGTCGAGACCTACCGCGACACCGCGAGCACACCCCTGTCGACGCCGGTGGTGGCGTTCACCGGGACCGACGACCCGGTGGCGTCCGTGGACGAGGTCGCCTCGTGGGCCGCGCACACCACCGCGGACTTCGAGCTGGTGCCGCTGGCCGGCGGGCACTTCTTCCTGACCCGGCACCAGGACGTGATCCTGCGGTACCTGACGGATCGGCTTGTCGACAAGGGGCGGGCGCATGTCTGA
- a CDS encoding nucleotide disphospho-sugar-binding domain-containing protein: protein MRVLLMVFPTRTHVYSMAPVGWALAAAGHEVRFAGQRNPREVESFAETGLDAMWFGGELDIARHRQLQVDGNNAMQGDFRISESRPERYTEEYVRNVYEHWVEVFRWTTPEPLLDELVRFARQWQPDLIVWDPMIYAAPILAQAIGVPHLRMMYAADQTARIGAQYRDLRASRPQDTTPDPFVEWMSAAVGRFGADYGEALRYGVKTIDCHPSYLRYEGVDVDYVPARFVAHNKPMAIPRWVLERPRRPRVMLTLGISNRQVLGVEETSVADLLDGLADLDVEVIATLNAAQLATVPKVPDNVRAVDFVPMNELLATCSAIVHQGGGATIGNAVVNGVPQLVIPGTTWSERVSAVAQVKRGNGLLVDLEDVTPGSVREGIQRLLEEPGFRESALEVRDEMLATPALDELVPEFERIARCR, encoded by the coding sequence ATGCGTGTTTTGCTGATGGTGTTTCCGACGAGGACGCACGTCTACAGCATGGCGCCGGTCGGCTGGGCGCTGGCCGCGGCCGGGCACGAGGTCCGCTTCGCCGGGCAGCGCAATCCGCGTGAGGTGGAGTCGTTCGCCGAGACCGGCCTCGACGCGATGTGGTTCGGCGGTGAGCTGGACATCGCGCGGCATCGCCAGCTCCAGGTCGACGGCAACAACGCGATGCAGGGCGACTTCCGCATCTCGGAGAGCCGGCCGGAGCGCTACACCGAAGAGTACGTGCGCAACGTCTACGAGCACTGGGTCGAGGTCTTCCGCTGGACCACCCCGGAGCCGCTGCTCGACGAGCTGGTCCGGTTCGCCCGGCAGTGGCAGCCGGACCTGATCGTCTGGGACCCGATGATCTACGCCGCGCCGATCCTCGCGCAGGCGATCGGCGTGCCGCACCTGAGGATGATGTACGCCGCCGACCAGACCGCGCGGATCGGCGCCCAGTACCGCGACCTGCGCGCGAGCCGGCCGCAGGACACGACGCCGGACCCGTTCGTGGAGTGGATGTCCGCGGCGGTCGGGCGGTTCGGCGCGGACTACGGCGAAGCCTTGCGCTACGGCGTGAAGACGATCGACTGCCACCCGTCCTACCTGCGCTACGAAGGCGTCGACGTGGACTACGTGCCGGCCCGGTTCGTCGCGCACAACAAGCCGATGGCGATCCCGCGGTGGGTCCTGGAGAGACCGCGGCGCCCGCGCGTGATGCTGACCCTGGGCATCTCGAACCGGCAGGTGCTCGGCGTCGAGGAGACGTCGGTGGCCGACCTGCTCGACGGCCTCGCGGACCTCGACGTCGAAGTGATCGCGACGCTCAACGCCGCGCAGCTGGCCACCGTGCCCAAGGTCCCGGACAACGTGCGCGCCGTCGACTTCGTGCCGATGAACGAGCTGCTCGCGACCTGTTCGGCGATCGTGCACCAGGGCGGCGGCGCGACGATCGGCAACGCCGTGGTCAACGGCGTCCCGCAGCTCGTGATCCCCGGCACCACCTGGAGCGAGCGGGTCTCGGCGGTCGCGCAAGTCAAGCGCGGCAACGGATTGCTGGTGGACCTGGAGGACGTCACGCCGGGCTCGGTGCGCGAAGGGATCCAGCGGCTGCTGGAGGAGCCGGGCTTCCGCGAGAGCGCGCTCGAGGTGCGCGATGAGATGCTGGCCACGCCTGCCCTGGACGAGCTGGTGCCGGAGTTCGAACGGATCGCGCGATGCCGGTGA
- a CDS encoding acyl-CoA carboxylase epsilon subunit, which yields MGAPEVRIVRGSPDDAELAALVAVLSAAGAAAADRTVATPVPPVVVPRPRPFQVATSWRAAR from the coding sequence ATGGGCGCGCCCGAGGTGCGCATCGTGCGCGGTTCCCCGGACGACGCCGAGCTGGCGGCGCTGGTCGCGGTCCTGTCCGCGGCCGGGGCTGCCGCCGCGGACCGGACCGTGGCCACGCCGGTTCCGCCGGTCGTGGTCCCGCGCCCGCGCCCGTTCCAGGTGGCGACGAGCTGGCGCGCGGCGCGCTGA
- a CDS encoding acyl-CoA carboxylase subunit beta, whose translation MSEALAVDGAFGNRLVELREIKEEARRGPDDAATVRQHERGKLTAHERIELLLDPGTFTEIEALRRHRATGFGLEHRRPYSDGVVCGWGTVHGRTVFVYAHDFRIFGGALGEAHAQKIHKVMDLAEAAGAPLVSLNDGAGTRIQEGVTALAGYGGIFQRNTRCSGVIPQISVMLGPCAGGAAYSPALTDFVFMVRETSQMFITGPDVVQAVTGEEITQNGLGGADVHAATSGVAAFVYDDEPSCLEDVRYLLSLLPSNNNEAPPHAPTDDPAERRTDRLLELVPTDSSRAYDMCSVLEEIVDDGEFLQVHAGWARNVVCALARMDGHVVGIVANQPAMLAGVLDIEASEKAARFVQTCDAFNIPLVTLVDVPGFLPGVDQEHGGIIRHGAKLLYAYCNATVPRVQLILRKAYGGAYIVMDSRSIGTDVSLAWPTNEIAVMGAEGAANVIFRREIKAADDPEAVRRLKIKEYRTELMHPYYAAERGLVDDVIEPAETRSLLIRALAMLRTKHADIPARKHGNPPV comes from the coding sequence ATGTCTGAGGCACTGGCGGTGGACGGAGCGTTCGGGAACCGGCTCGTGGAGCTGCGCGAGATCAAGGAAGAGGCGCGGCGCGGGCCCGACGACGCCGCGACAGTCCGGCAGCACGAACGCGGCAAGCTGACCGCCCACGAGCGCATCGAGCTGCTGCTCGACCCCGGCACGTTCACCGAGATCGAAGCCCTGCGCCGCCACCGCGCCACCGGGTTCGGGCTGGAGCACCGCCGCCCGTACTCCGACGGTGTGGTCTGCGGCTGGGGCACCGTGCACGGCCGGACGGTGTTCGTCTACGCCCACGACTTCCGCATCTTCGGCGGCGCGCTCGGTGAGGCGCACGCGCAGAAGATCCACAAGGTGATGGATCTGGCCGAGGCCGCGGGCGCCCCGCTGGTCTCGCTGAACGACGGTGCCGGTACCCGGATCCAGGAGGGCGTGACCGCGCTCGCCGGTTACGGCGGCATCTTCCAGCGCAACACCCGGTGCTCCGGGGTGATCCCGCAGATCTCCGTGATGCTCGGCCCGTGCGCGGGCGGCGCGGCGTACTCGCCGGCGTTGACGGACTTCGTGTTCATGGTCCGCGAAACCTCGCAGATGTTCATCACCGGCCCGGACGTCGTGCAGGCCGTGACCGGCGAGGAGATCACGCAGAACGGCCTCGGCGGCGCCGACGTGCACGCCGCCACTTCCGGCGTGGCCGCGTTCGTCTACGACGACGAGCCGAGCTGCCTCGAGGACGTGCGCTACCTGCTTTCCCTGTTGCCGTCCAACAACAACGAGGCCCCGCCGCACGCGCCGACCGACGATCCGGCCGAGCGCCGCACCGACCGCCTGCTCGAACTGGTGCCCACCGACTCGAGCCGCGCGTACGACATGTGCAGCGTGCTCGAAGAGATCGTCGACGACGGCGAGTTCCTCCAGGTGCACGCCGGCTGGGCGAGGAACGTGGTGTGCGCGCTGGCCCGGATGGACGGGCACGTGGTCGGCATCGTCGCGAACCAGCCCGCGATGCTGGCCGGGGTGCTCGACATCGAGGCCAGCGAGAAGGCCGCGCGGTTCGTGCAGACCTGCGACGCGTTCAACATCCCGCTCGTGACGCTGGTGGACGTGCCCGGCTTCCTGCCCGGCGTCGACCAGGAGCACGGCGGCATCATCCGCCATGGCGCGAAGCTGCTGTACGCCTACTGCAACGCCACGGTGCCGCGGGTTCAGCTGATCCTGCGCAAGGCCTACGGCGGCGCGTACATCGTGATGGACTCGCGCTCGATCGGCACGGACGTCTCACTGGCCTGGCCGACGAACGAGATCGCGGTGATGGGCGCCGAGGGCGCGGCCAACGTGATCTTCCGCCGCGAGATCAAGGCCGCCGACGACCCGGAAGCCGTGCGGCGCCTCAAGATCAAGGAGTACCGGACCGAGCTGATGCACCCGTACTACGCGGCCGAACGCGGTCTCGTGGACGACGTGATCGAGCCGGCCGAGACGCGGTCGCTGCTGATCCGCGCGCTCGCCATGCTGCGTACCAAGCACGCCGACATCCCGGCGCGCAAGCACGGGAACCCGCCCGTCTGA
- a CDS encoding TIGR03564 family F420-dependent LLM class oxidoreductase has product MKIGLYSARPQGLDAVVEEAAAAERLGLDSVFLPQLTSWDALTLAGLVGQRVPRIGLGTAVVRTFASHPLALAGQALTVQAAVGGRLTLGIGPSHREVIEGQYGLSYDRPARHIREYLQVLQPLLRGETVDFRGETLAAAGTVDVPGAEAPSVLVSALGPVMLRLAGELADGTVTVWTGADLLGDDIVPKVTAAAREAGRPSPRVVATVMASVTSDPGRVRADIATRFGQAGAFASYRRVLAAQGKSGPEDTVVAGSEREVAAELRRFADVGVTELVISPVGDEEERVRTVSTVLRLR; this is encoded by the coding sequence GTGAAGATCGGGCTTTACTCCGCTCGTCCGCAGGGGCTCGACGCCGTGGTCGAAGAGGCCGCGGCGGCCGAGCGCCTGGGGCTGGACAGCGTGTTCCTGCCGCAGCTGACTTCGTGGGACGCGCTCACGCTCGCGGGGCTCGTCGGGCAGCGCGTGCCTCGGATCGGCCTCGGCACGGCAGTAGTGCGCACTTTCGCGAGCCATCCGCTCGCGCTGGCGGGCCAGGCGCTGACCGTGCAGGCGGCTGTCGGCGGGCGGCTGACGCTGGGGATCGGGCCGAGCCACCGGGAGGTCATCGAAGGCCAGTACGGCCTGTCCTACGACCGCCCGGCCCGGCACATCCGCGAGTACCTCCAGGTGCTGCAACCCTTGCTGCGGGGCGAGACTGTCGACTTCCGCGGCGAGACGCTGGCCGCCGCCGGGACCGTCGACGTGCCGGGAGCCGAGGCGCCGTCGGTGCTGGTGTCCGCGCTCGGGCCGGTGATGCTGCGCCTGGCCGGCGAGCTGGCGGACGGCACGGTGACCGTGTGGACCGGCGCCGATCTGCTGGGCGACGACATCGTGCCGAAGGTGACCGCGGCCGCGCGCGAGGCGGGACGGCCGTCGCCCCGCGTGGTGGCGACGGTGATGGCCAGCGTGACCAGCGATCCCGGCCGCGTCCGTGCGGACATCGCCACGCGCTTCGGCCAGGCCGGTGCGTTCGCCAGCTACCGGCGAGTGCTTGCGGCGCAAGGGAAATCCGGGCCGGAGGACACGGTGGTGGCCGGTTCCGAGCGGGAGGTGGCCGCCGAGCTGCGGCGGTTCGCCGACGTCGGCGTCACCGAGCTGGTGATCAGCCCGGTCGGCGACGAGGAGGAACGCGTCCGGACCGTTTCGACCGTTTTGCGATTGCGCTGA
- a CDS encoding nitroreductase family deazaflavin-dependent oxidoreductase: protein MAVAEDLDRATDSTDPAWDWVAGQTRTYLASGGTEGHESNGVYTLVLATTGRRTGEPRRTCLIYGTSGDDLVVVASKGGADEDPEWFKNLQAEPSVAVQAGTRRFTARARVASPDERGPLWALMARIFPLYEEYAQKTERVIPVVLLTPQD from the coding sequence ATGGCCGTCGCCGAAGACCTCGACCGCGCCACCGACTCGACCGACCCGGCCTGGGACTGGGTCGCCGGGCAGACCCGCACTTATCTGGCTTCCGGCGGCACCGAGGGCCACGAGTCCAACGGCGTGTACACGCTGGTGCTCGCCACCACCGGCCGCCGGACCGGCGAGCCGCGGCGCACCTGCCTGATCTACGGCACCTCCGGTGACGACCTCGTGGTCGTCGCGTCCAAGGGCGGGGCCGACGAGGACCCGGAGTGGTTCAAGAACCTCCAGGCCGAGCCGAGCGTCGCGGTGCAGGCCGGCACCCGCCGGTTCACCGCGCGCGCCCGCGTCGCCTCGCCGGACGAGCGCGGTCCGCTGTGGGCGCTGATGGCGCGGATCTTCCCGCTGTACGAGGAGTACGCGCAGAAGACCGAGCGCGTGATCCCGGTCGTCCTGCTCACACCGCAGGACTGA
- a CDS encoding sensor histidine kinase yields the protein MPVTQRPHAIRTIGFLLASFPMRLLAFILTLVSMVLGIATTMLWVGIPILITATSVVRGFTGLERRWVHSMLGIEVAEPLRRPHGNGLLQTWQTRLVDPVTWRELVFVLMALPLGIVEFVAGIVSVAVPPFGIFVAPRIGAMHGALSLSMLGPDRTAQLEARTRQLKDSRARGVDAVEAERRRIERDLHDGAQQRLVAVAMSLGRARLKLDTDNQADVRELIGAAHSDAKLAVSELRDLARGIYPPVLQDRGLDAALSSLTARMPIHVDVEVTVEPRPPAPVETTTYFIVSETLTNITKHAGADRASVRVTRDADTVVVEIMDNGHGGASVRPGGGLAGLADRAATIDGVLTVVSPVGGPTVVRADLPVRW from the coding sequence ATGCCGGTGACGCAGCGGCCGCACGCGATCCGGACCATCGGGTTCCTGCTCGCGAGCTTCCCGATGCGGCTGCTGGCGTTCATCCTGACGCTGGTGTCGATGGTGCTCGGCATCGCGACCACCATGCTGTGGGTCGGCATCCCGATCCTCATCACCGCCACCTCCGTGGTGCGCGGTTTCACCGGCCTCGAACGCCGCTGGGTGCACAGCATGCTCGGCATCGAAGTCGCCGAGCCCCTGCGCCGCCCGCACGGGAACGGGTTGCTCCAGACCTGGCAGACCCGGCTCGTCGACCCGGTCACCTGGCGTGAGCTGGTGTTCGTGCTGATGGCGCTGCCACTGGGCATCGTCGAGTTCGTGGCCGGGATCGTCTCGGTGGCGGTGCCGCCCTTCGGCATCTTCGTCGCGCCGCGGATCGGGGCGATGCACGGCGCGCTCTCGCTGTCGATGCTCGGCCCGGACCGGACCGCGCAGCTGGAGGCGCGCACGCGCCAGCTCAAGGATTCCCGCGCCCGCGGGGTCGACGCCGTGGAGGCCGAGCGCCGGCGCATCGAACGAGATCTGCACGACGGCGCGCAGCAGCGGCTGGTGGCCGTCGCGATGAGCCTGGGGCGGGCGCGGCTGAAGCTCGACACCGACAACCAGGCGGACGTGCGCGAACTCATCGGCGCCGCGCACAGTGACGCCAAGCTCGCCGTGTCCGAGCTGCGGGACCTCGCGCGCGGGATCTATCCGCCGGTGCTGCAGGACCGCGGCCTCGACGCGGCGCTGTCCTCGCTCACCGCGCGCATGCCGATCCACGTGGACGTCGAGGTGACGGTGGAGCCGCGGCCGCCCGCCCCGGTGGAGACCACGACCTACTTCATCGTCAGCGAAACGCTCACCAACATCACCAAGCACGCGGGCGCGGACCGGGCCTCGGTCCGGGTCACCCGCGACGCCGACACCGTGGTCGTCGAGATCATGGACAACGGCCACGGCGGCGCCTCGGTGCGCCCCGGCGGCGGGCTGGCCGGGCTGGCCGACCGCGCCGCCACGATCGACGGGGTGCTCACCGTGGTCAGCCCCGTGGGCGGGCCGACGGTGGTGCGCGCCGACCTGCCCGTCCGATGGTGA